Proteins encoded in a region of the Microtus ochrogaster isolate Prairie Vole_2 chromosome 19, MicOch1.0, whole genome shotgun sequence genome:
- the Ccl28 gene encoding C-C motif chemokine 28 — MQQAKLTLVAAAVCVALRTSEAILPIASSCCTEVSHHVSRRLLERVNACSIQRADGDCDLAAVILHVKRRRICISPHNHMLRRWMRASQVKTGKGNPCRKSDRKSHTPRKHGSRSHKAPG, encoded by the exons ATGCAGCAGGCAAAGCTTACCCTCGTGGCTGCGGCTGTGTGTGTGGCTCTTCGGACCTCAGAAG CCATACTCCCCATCGCTTCCAGCTGCTGCACTGAGGTTTCCCACCACGTCTCCAGAAGGCTTCTGGAGAGAGTGAACGCCTGCAGCATCCAGAGAGCCGACGGGGACTGTGACTTGGCTGCCGTCAT CCTCCATGTTAAACGCAGAAGGATTTGCATCAGCCCACACAATCATATGTTGAGGCGCTGGATGAGAGCCTCACAGGTGAAGACTGGCAAAGGAAACCCCTGCCGTAAGAGCGACAGGAAGAGTCACACCCCGAGGAAGCACGGGTCACGGAGCCACAAAGCTCCGGGTTAA
- the Tmem267 gene encoding transmembrane protein 267 — protein sequence MMASKVEKTQALQQCFSTESLISSLGLGIFCLVADRLLRFSVIHQNDWLRALSDNIVHGVIGMWSWAVVIGIKKKADFGEVLLAGFLASVIDIDHFFLARSLSLKAALTLPRRPFLHCSTVIPVAVVSLKLTMHLFRLRDSWCFLPWMLFISWASHHIRDGIRHGLWICPFGKTSPLPFWLYVITTLSLPHLCSFLMYLTGTRQTISSKHGMLVDV from the exons ATGATGGCGTCCAAAGTTGAAAAGACTCAGGCTTTACAACAGTGTTTCAGCACCGAGTCTCTCATCTCCAGCCTCGGTCTGGGCATCTTTTGCCTAGTAGCTGATAGACTTCTCCGGTTTTCCGTAATTCATCAAAACGATTGGCTTCGCGCCCTCTCAGATAACATAGTACACGGCGTGATTGGCATGTGGTCATGGGCAGTCGTCATTGGAATCAAGAAGAAGGCTGACTTTGGAGAGGTTCTTTTAGCTGGGTTTTTAGCCTCTGTTATTGATATCGACCATTTTTTTCTCGCAAGATCCCTGTCTTTAAAG GCCGCTTTGACGCTTCCGAGAAGACCTTTCCTCCACTGTTCCACCGTGATACCCGTGGCAGTTGTGAGCCTGAAGCTGACCATGCACCTTTTCAGGCTCCGGGACTCGTGGTGCTTCCTCCCGTGGATGCTGTTCATTTCCTGGGCTTCGCACCACATCCGAGATGGAATTCGTCACGGCCTGTGGATATGCCCATTTGGGAAAACTTCTCCTTTGCCCTTCTGGCTTTATGTGATAACCACATTATCCTTACCACATTTGTGTTCATTCCTTATGTATTTAACAGGGACCAGACAAACGATATCTTCAAAACATGGGATGCTTGTTGATGTCTGA